A stretch of Henckelia pumila isolate YLH828 chromosome 4, ASM3356847v2, whole genome shotgun sequence DNA encodes these proteins:
- the LOC140865850 gene encoding uncharacterized protein isoform X6, giving the protein MTREGKTVGKSHFRNQGEIDTQPRIMIANHAARNSKRVGLAKQLGGTVASGKGKLNNQTDEASNQQHYDAQGMTRKVKAVGKPHFELRNEFDAQPHMIANHAGQNSKENECQNIQDMSNIHMDKVSMQQHKNAQGMTRKSKTVGKSHFQLQDLTNNQSRININDEVARYLKEKVYHAREVGIVAASGEDCQNIQGASNNQIYEASNQKHLELQGLTSRITSNINPRVENTGHDQNDFMDEEYDQDVDREIESDDAEKKTRGPTFMKEIWGRPSTLPRINIQCDDMGRPIGSRRNKFTDFLGTLARNGKFCPIDVEGWHKMPLDTKKKMLDVVKEKYDLPPGTESWTLNSIAKKWRNWKSELKKKYDPELPMQFLLQERDQRAFAEQYVKLVAHWNTEKSKKKEKGQIPSRVELFHACFTHANGSPSSNIVAEKLAAMKELENQLHEDEDDEVGQNDIFAQIIGPDRPGRVRMFGDGVNPSDLWGEVPSLSTCNRIVMEQKTLLEKMDEQIKKQGQHIAMLESKIFNQPKTRTLVRNATIYNILHHLAVHYFLIQLVYL; this is encoded by the exons ATGACTCGTGAGGGCAAGACTGTTGGAAAATCTCATTTTCGAAATCAAGGCGAGATAGACACACAACCTCGAATTATGATTGCCAATCATGCAGCTCGAAACTCAAAAAGAG TTGGTCTTGCAAAGCAACTTGGTGGCACGGTAGCTAGTGGAAAAG gTAAGCTGAATAACCAAACAGATGAAGCTTCAAATCAACAACACTATGATGCACAAG GAATGACTCGTAAGGTTAAAGCTGTTGGAAAACCTCATTTTGAACTTCGAAATGAGTTTGATGCACAACCACATATGATTGCCAATCATGCAGgtcaaaattcaaaagaaaatg AATGTCAAAACATACAAGATATGTCGAATATTCATATGGATAAAGTTTCAATGCAACAACACAAAAATGCACAAG gAATGACTCGAAAGAGTAAAACTGTTGGAAAATCTCATTTTCAACTTCAAGATTTGACAAATAATCAATCCCGGATTAATATCAACGATGAGGTAGCTCGATATTTAAAAGAAAAAG TCTATCATGCAAGGGAAGTTGGTATCGTGGCAGCTAGCGGAGAAG ATTGTCAAAACATACAAGGTGCATCGAATAACCAAATATATGAAGCTTCAAATCAGAAACACCTCGAGTTGCAAG GTTTGACATCtaggatcacatccaacattaACCCACGTGTTGAAAATACGGGTCATGACcaaaatgattttatggatGAAGAATATGATCAAG ATGTTGATAGGGAAATTGAATCTGATGATGCTGAGAAGAAAACTAGAGGTCCTACATTTATGAAAGAAATTTGGGGTCGACCTAGCACGCTGCCACGTATTAATATTCAATGTGATGATATGGGGCGTCCTATAGGATCAAGAAGAAATAAATTTACTGACTTCTTGGGTACTTTGGCTAGAAATGGTAAATTTTGTCCAATTGACGTGGAAGGTTGGCATAAAATGCCATTGGATACTAAGAAAAAAATGTTAGATGTTGTAAAG GAAAAGTATGACCTTCCTCCTGGAACAGAAAGTTGGACACTCAATTCAATAGCAAAAAAATGGAGAAACTGGAAGTCAGAACTAAAAAAGAAGTATGATCCTGAGTTGCCAATGCAATTTCTTCTGCAAGAAAGAGATCAAAGAGCCTTTGCTGAACAATATGTGAAACTAGTTGCTCATTGGAACACAGAAAAATCAAAG aaaaaagaaAAGGGGCAGATTCCATCACGAGTTGAATTATTTCATGCTTGCTTCACTCATGCCAATGGAAGTCCCTCGAGCAACATAGTGGCAGAAAAATTG GCTGCAATGAAAGAACTAGAAAATCAACTTCATGAAGATGAGGATGATGAGGTAGGTCAAAATGACATTTTTGCTCAGATCATTGGACCTGATAGACCAGGCCGAGTGCGTATGTTTGGAGATGGTGTTAACCCATCTGATTTATGGGGAGAAGTTCCAAGCCTTAGTACATGCAATCGAATAGTGATGGAGCAAAAGACATTGTTAGAAAAAATGGATGAACAAATTAAAAAGCAAGGCCAACACATCGCAATGTTAGAATCAAAGATTTTCAATCAACCAAAAACCAGAACCTTGGTTCGAAATGCAACAATATACAACATACTCCATCATCTAGCAGTCCATTACTTTCTGATCCAGCTAGTTTATCTCTGA